The Lathyrus oleraceus cultivar Zhongwan6 chromosome 5, CAAS_Psat_ZW6_1.0, whole genome shotgun sequence genome includes the window TAAACCCCCAAGGCTTAGATAATCAAAGCAAGCTTGACGCATTTCTTTCCTTGCTGGATCAGGTGATGCGCAAAAAACCTTGTAAAGTGCTCCTGCCAATGTATTTATGGTGGATGCTACTGGCTGTATATTCGAAGATTATGATCAATTACGCATTAAGCAAAGCTTGGATAAAGAGGTGATTGATTGTGTTAGTTTGTGCCATTACCTTGCGCAAGGTATAGAAGGATTCAAGGTATTTACAAAGGCTGGATGCATCATTCAGGTCGCGTAAAGGCTTGAGAAGATTTCGGAGCACTACTATATCAGATAATGCCACAGTCATCCCTCCCCCGGTTAGGGGATGGCGCATGTTGAATGCATCTCCCATTAGAAGGGCTCCCGGAGTAGGATAAGGATCAGCTGGCATGCTTCTGTTTGGCATTGTCCTTATGTTGCCTTTGTCAACTGCAGCTATGAAAGCATCATGAAGCTCAGGGGGGACCTGCAACAATTTTTCCCTTATCATCATCTAACTTTATTAGCCAAGGATGTAACAGAGAGAATGAAAAATAACCAAATGCCGGAGCCTAACAAATTTTTTGACTTGTAGAGCTTCAAGTATATGGTACCTGTGGAGCTACCACTGTCTTCAAATACTTTGCCATTTCACCGTTGGAAATAGATGGAACCTTCTGACCAGGAACATCAACCAGACAGCGAATTTCTGTGCTACTTATGGGATAGAACAGAACCGGCGAAGGATCTCCCAGTATAACATGACCATGGTTTGCACATGGAAGTTCACAGTTTTCCAAAACTAAGCCAACAAAACAAGAGGGAACATCTACCTGCAAACATAGAAATAggaaaaaataaaacaaaaccGGTGATTCAGAATTCTTCAGACAAGAATAGACAACGGGAGGAAATAATAGCAAAATGTAGAATCATTTATAGTCTTACGGATGCCTATAAGGCTATAACTTCATACATTGATAACAGTCGAGTTTTACTCCCTAGGTAAGGTAGAATACATGGATCAAATGATGTCATAATATTCTATCATAGATCATATCTTTATCTAATCCTATAGTTTTTCTTGGTCTTCTTCTACCTCTAGCATATGAGCTATCCTCCATCTGATTTACTCTCTTTATTATAGAATTTACGGGTCTCCTCCACACATGTCCAAATCACCTTAGTGGCTTAGTCGATATTCAACGATCTTTTCTACTATAAATGCAATCCAAACTCTCCAATGCTTTCATTCTTAATCGTATCTTGTTTATCATTCCCACACATCAAACGCAAAACCCTCATCTCAGACTCTCACCAAACTTTATAAAAAAATGAAAACTAGATGATACATAAATACATTTAAGATGAAAATTTTATCACCTTAGGATTACAAAGAGTACGGCGCAAGTTCGAGAAACAGCCATCGCAAACAATGGTAAGAGGTGCACATGCTGATAACTCCTGAGCATCTTTTGTTTTGTACTCCACACCTTTAATTGTACCTTGATCTTCGAGCAGGGAAGTGACTGTTCCTTGCTCCAATCTTACACTACATAATATAGAAAAATAAGACAAGTGCTAACAAACAACAACAATTGAAACGTTATATCAAACAAACAACGACTATAAATTTAAGGAAGAAACCAATACTTGGGTAGTGAGGCAGCCTTCTCTCTCATCCTCTGAATAAAACGCCCATTGTGAAAGCTTCTTCCAGCAATATCTGAGTGAAACTTTTCCAAGGGATAAGAGAGTCTTGTATGTTTCCCATCCTTGAAAAGAGCATACCCAAACACTTGCTGAGCATCAATTTTCTCCACACAATCTGCAATAATAGACATGCCAAGATCACTCTCCTTTCTGTTCTAAGCGgaattaaaaacaaacaaaaagaaTCACGTCTATTCCGTTCCAGCGCTCAAGATCAGCCATATCTAGAAGTCAAAGAAATGATGTGCTGTATACATAAAATTAAGTTTGCACTACCTTCAAGGCCTAGCTCAATCAATTTGAGATAGCCTCCAGGTTGTAGCAACTCTCCAACAATTCGGTCCGGTTCATTCAAATCTCTTTCAATAACAAGTACTCTACGTCCATCCTACATTAGATCAAAACTTGATAGTGACTGAACTTGCTCAAACACAAAAGAAACCCAAAATGGGAGACAAAAGGCACAAAAAAGGGAGCACCAGCTTAACTTTACCACAGAACCTTAAGACCTAAAGTGAAGTAAAGTTAAAAGCAAGTTTTCACCTAAGAGAAACATGAAAAACTAAATCTTAACTTACTAAGACTGTCCATTATTATTCAAATAGTAAATAAATTGGACAGATATCCAAGAATATCCATAGAAAATTACTTTAACTAGAAACCAAAGTTTTATTCCACTGAATAGTTTGGAAACCAAAGACAAACATAagtattttaaatttattttcaATGAGTATAAGAAATATATTCTTAATAATTTATTCACAAACTTTAACAACAAAATCGTAGACGAACTTAATATTTGAGAAACTAACTTCTGTTAAATATTTTTCTACAGTGAAACTATAATCAACCAATACAATTTCCATAATCTAAGAACATAAATTAACAAGATATTGAAATGAAAATACCTTGCCGAGAGTGCAAGCTAGTGCTGAGCCAGCAACACCGGCTCCAACAATGATGACATCAGCATCTCCGTCGGGATTAAAAGATCTGCATTCTCCGGTGGCAGTTGTAATATTCTCGGTGGTTCTTTGAGAACAATTCTTGCGACTGAAAACAAAAGTGTAGAACGCGACGATGGTGATGATGGAGCATATGATCCATCCGAGCGCGTAGGGGTCAACCATTACGAAGAACCACTTAGCGACGGAGGGAGAGGATGACGGCGCGGTGTTGTGTTGATTTTTCTTTTCCTCTCTCTGCTTTGTTGGATGCAATGTGGATTTAGAAGGTGCTAGATGTTGCTGTTTGCATGCGTGGCTTAATAGGGGAATTTCATGAggatttatttttattttgtattttgTATTTTAGAAAAAGCACATGGCATGTTGATACAAAATATCAGCACATTGATTTGGCTGCTAACTGTTTTTCTTAAACAGTCAACATCGGTATTATTTAAAAGTATGGTAgatatattaaaaaaataattatattaataaattttagaatattttttcaaaataaccataattttcaaaataaattctaaattaaattttttcaattttttttcttcaaaataaCCACATTTTAAAACAAATGCGTCAGATGAACGGACGCATTCATTTTGCACCATGAGGAGGCGCCAACTTTAGTGGTGGTGCATACATTGGCTTGCTCACGAGGAGGCACCAATATCATAGGCGTCTACTTGTTGCAtgtggtgtatgcgccaattcatctggcgcatacacctttgtattattatttttttatttttttttattatttattaaataataaaaaataatgtaaaaaaataattttattcgtgatataataaatgttacatgagattgacaaaaatttaatgaCCGACCCGATCGAAACGTTCCactgttccacatccaggtgcgttagtttgtcttcgtggtctcccacgattttcctgaggtgtttggggtctttaCGTGCTGACATGATTGAATGATGACTGGTGTGGAGGTCCGGCGGAACTTCCAGCGatatttgacagatgtgtcatcatttgttctCAATATCCGGTGGGGCTCTAGCCAACTGCGCTTCCGAAATGGAGTTCGGTGCtcatgtcatcgtagttaggtcgaTGGGATTGGGTGGATTGTGGACGGTATAGCTGCCCGAATTAtgacattgaatcgttttggaaacgaagcaacGGTTCTTGGGGTGTACTATATTTAAATAATGGTTGGGTGTTTTGGTGATGAGATGTTTGAGTGGTCgttggtggggggctacgatgaagtgactCATATGAATCATTTGGGGCTATAGGCGGTTGTGGTTGAagcgtatggttgttggtgggtagggtttgattcttgtTTTTGTGATTGGGTGGGGTGacatgaatggattgcgacgttgggtgtttggttgttgggtggatgGCATGAATGAGTTGCGAGGTTGGGTATTTGTTTGTtgggtgtatgtggtaggttgatggtgtgaggttggttgttggttGAAATTGGTGTTGGACGTGGACTTGTTGTTGGGCGTACGATGACGAGgctagttggcgtggatcaatcaaataccaCGGCCCAGACACAAATTATTGCGTTGTCaccgacctaaaccatgtcatatattgttgagttgatcttgcaccatggatgactggttcgtttaagatgtgttgtcgttgattcctccattgacgacacatctcttttgcaaagtctcttCAGTCGAAATATTCCCATTGGGCGTCAACTCTTTTTTtatgccaattccccaaacacgtcggaggttctggaatctgttgttgcatgccgaactgcagttttacccggtcactctggtgcatttccatAGTAGTGAATCGGATAATAAGTGTCTTTGCGGTCCAAAttgcagcatcgtcatggttaacctgatgatcaagtcctagatatggcctccagataaatTGTACAACAATATGATacgattagatgataaataatttgataagtatttttaaattaaaatagagttgtgtaggagtattacatctctgctccaatgtggtccaatagattgcaATAGACTACTAtgcgtgtttcagacacctattgtagctcatcccccttactgaccacctagataaaaaaaattgaaaaatattatttacagttatttgtaatataaagtataattaattaaatggtaaagtataattaattaatataaagTATAATTAATTAAAAGGTATAAAGTAGCCTTAGCCTTAGGCGCATGCATGTGAGTTGTCACATGTAGGGATGACAA containing:
- the LOC127087972 gene encoding squalene monooxygenase SE1; its protein translation is MVDPYALGWIICSIITIVAFYTFVFSRKNCSQRTTENITTATGECRSFNPDGDADVIIVGAGVAGSALACTLGKDGRRVLVIERDLNEPDRIVGELLQPGGYLKLIELGLEDCVEKIDAQQVFGYALFKDGKHTRLSYPLEKFHSDIAGRSFHNGRFIQRMREKAASLPNVRLEQGTVTSLLEDQGTIKGVEYKTKDAQELSACAPLTIVCDGCFSNLRRTLCNPKVDVPSCFVGLVLENCELPCANHGHVILGDPSPVLFYPISSTEIRCLVDVPGQKVPSISNGEMAKYLKTVVAPQVPPELHDAFIAAVDKGNIRTMPNRSMPADPYPTPGALLMGDAFNMRHPLTGGGMTVALSDIVVLRNLLKPLRDLNDASSLCKYLESFYTLRKPVASTINTLAGALYKVFCASPDPARKEMRQACFDYLSLGGLFSEGPVSLLSGLNPRPLSLVLHFFAVAIYGVGRLLLPFPSPKRIWSGVRLIASASGIILPIIKAEGVRQMFFPATVPAYYRTPPAA